The genomic stretch agccgacctcaaattatcgtttcttcctacaatttaggttagcgcagaggaaatacaatgtagaaacgaaagtggagaagatcaaacctcaaacacgatgatgtaacgaggttcggagatgatactcctactccttggcgtgtccgtaaggtggacgaagtctatcaatccgtcgatggatgagaccccggaaaactggCTAATATGAACTTCTTctgagtggagaaacctcgtcacaatctctcttgcaacagcaagaatggagtacaaccaatagagaaagaaaacaagaacaatataaatgtaaaaacactttgcttgccttctcgtcgactggagttcgatgaagcagcaacttcacgatgtcaacagcagctgatcacccagtcgagggaagctcacacgaagcttcaagaatagggagctcagcaaagctcagatcgcaagagtgaggaacaagaagaagagtttctgtagaggccctcgaacTCGATTAtaacctgaacctgcgaagaaagaagacagaaatctagccgttgtgactcaacggctaggcctggaccgatcaggccatgatCGGTCCtattctgatcgatgcgtggaccgatcgggcctaatcgatcggtcccggaccgatcccaactcttcacGGTGAGGGTTGCGATTcacgatcggtctatggaccgtcAGATAACCTCACGAACCCTTTGTTtggttcgatcggtcaccgaccgatcggataAACTgatatccggatcggtcacggaccgatccaatgccttaaaCTTCCCCTTAAATCCTAAAGCCTTctcggtctagagaacgagctaccgagccctctcgacctagtccggagagcgagctcaaggcctctccgacttccacgtcagGTCCGAGCAggctccgagccctctcgacctagtccggagaacgagctcacgagccctctccgattagtccggagagcgagctaccgagccctctccgacttcatccggtccggagagcgagctgagccctctcggcctggtcAGAAGCGAGctcagagccctctccgacttccacgtccggtccgagGCGAGCttgagccctctcggcctagtccagagagagctaccgagccctctccgactgcgTCCGGtcctcccgagccctctctggcctagtccggagagcgagctaccgagccctctcggtcctgagaacgagctaccgagccctctccgacttcatccggtccgagCGAGCTCCGGCCCTCGGtcgcctagtccggagaacgagctaccgagccctctccgactccgtccggtccagagaacgagctaccgagccctctctgacctagtccggagaacgagctaccgagccctctccgacttcccatgccaagcttccatacttggacttttccccgtgccaagctccctgcttggtcttttctcgtgtcaagctccctgcttggacttttccgtgccaagtctccatacttggacttttccgtgccaagtctccatacttgggcttttcccgtgccaagctccctgcttggacttttccgtgccaagtctccatacttggacttttccgtgccaagtctccatacttggacttttcccgtgccaagtcaactcaagtcgggtcaaccaggtcaaccttgaccaaaggttgcacccacaatctcccaagtttgtattcttgtcaaacatcaagatacaacttttctatcctcgtcaaacatcaaaatacaacttctctattcttgtcaaacatcaaaatatacctcgagtcaggtcaactcgagtcgggtcaaccaggtcaactttgacctaaggttgcaccaacaatattcaATAAAAACAGATTAAACATCATAAAACTAATtagtgattttattttttttaatatatatataatcgagTAATcgagtaatatatatatatatagtccagAGGACACCCTCGCTCGGCGCCCAGTAACCTGACCACTTATCCACCACCAGAGGCCTCCGAGCGGCCTCCGGtcgcccgctccgaacaaaaactacaATCTGGTGGAGACGGTGAACCCAGGAAGGGATCGCAACTATTTGCGGCCAGATCGCAATCACGATCCAGCCGCAAATACGAGTGGCACATTCCCTGGACCACAAAAAAATGGTCCAAGAGATCTGTTCTTATAGTTTTATATCCCTCTGTATCCTCCTCCATTTGGGTTCGTATTTGTTTTATCATATTCCCCCCTTCATTTTCCGAATTCTTTGAGATTTTCCATAGTGCCATCTTCAACACCCAGATGTTTCACTATCCTTGATAACATGATCTGAAAACTTTTGTTAAGCTAATCATTTCAGGTGCTTTGAATTAAAGCTTTTTTTGGCAAATAGAGTGATCAAGAAAAGTTTTGATCTTGCTGCTTTTGAAAGACAATGGATGATATTGTTAATACTGATTGATGAAAATTGTTACCCAGAAGGCCAGAACCCTCATAGGATCAGATCAGGAGCTGCAGTACTGGAAGATGTTAagagattgttgttgttgttgttattgttgttgtggtCTATGAATGAGACAAAACCCAACAAATGACCATTTAGAGAGGTTGTATATGTTTAGATGGTTTGTAGTTGAAGGATAATTAAGGTGGAAGTGATTCATCATCTTATAATCGCAAATTGATCATGCTTTCTGGGATGTGGAAAAATAACAATTTATCATGTTTTTCAATGGCATGCTAATTTTACCTTGTAAAATTTTTTCATCCATTGTAGAAGCTGAGGGGAATTGTTAGCCCGTACAAGTATTCGTACTCTCCGTATCATCTACTATGTTGTTGTGGCTTTAAGATTCAATTATGAtgtattattgaaaattttttctTTAATGGATAATATAACTGAGAATGTTGACTATCCCCGATAAGCACAAATCTACCTGCATCGTGTACAATATAATCTTGTGCCAAATTCTAACATACgatctttaaaattaaatgttcGTATGTAATGCACCATGGACATCTTAAATCGAATAAAATGAGTGCTATAGTCCTTTTATTCAAACAGGAAATATGAAATACGAGTAGTGTTCGAAGAGATTAAACCCTAGATCTACCACCACTTCAATTGCAACCCCACCCTACAAGGCTAGATAAGACATGTCTAATCATGTTCAACTAGCGTAGTTGCACATCGCAAAGCTGCAGACTGCCCTTTCGGTGCCCTTCATGGGGCACATAGACCCACACTTGCCGCAATGCTCATTATCGGTCAGTAGGTCGACGCATGCGCCGCCACAGCAAGACTTGTTGAACGCGCAGCGCTGCCCGCAGCCGCCGCAGTTGTGTACGTCGCTCTGCAGATCAGCACCTTGGCACATGTCTCCCTCGACCGCCAGGTGGCTTATCCCCCGAAGACCTTGCTTGGCCTCTGCCGAAGCCAGTGCGAATGCTACTAACGCGAGGAGGAGAACGATGACCTTCATGATTCAGTTTAACTCGCTATCTTGTTGATTCTCAAAGCCCACGGGAGGGTTTGAATTTATAGAGCGGTTTGAATAGGGAAGGAGAGGACAAAATATGAAAGTGAGTGATTATTCCATTCAATTATTCTGGCAttctattaaattagaatctaactGTTAATTCTAatttgtatttattgcttgtaatatatatgatatatgttatttCCATTTATAATTCCTTCAAatgtaatttaaatatatttattttgtttCGGGAGGAATGAATTAATTGGTTCCAACCATGTATAATTAAATGCGGTAATATTTAGATTCTACGGGATTcctttttttctctcaatttttaatgtacgctattttaaaaaatcaactaTGTTAAGACCGTTTATGTTATGGAACAAACTTTTGTTACCCGGCGTACTCCTCTCTCGAGATTGGCCGAAGAAATGAGGATAAGTCAAGTATTATTTGGCTTATCCATGGAATTTCAAGCAGAAGAGAAAAAAATTCACTAGTTTGTCCCATTTGGCATGGGAGGTATTGGAAAGATCTTTTAGATTTACACTCTTTATCGACTAGGATTGAGTgtgtaattattttttattaattaaatttagttgTTTAGTTATCATATttctataataataatttttatatatttattggaTTATTTCTAGTACTATTGATTTTGTAAATTCTATTTTTGTATAATTAATGTCAGCCATAACTTTGTAAATAATTTCATCTCTTAATCTAATCCTAATATACTGTTGTTACTATTGGGAGTGTATTCAATCTTAGATTCTTAATTACTTTTTGTGGATTTTAAAAGTCTAATAAATGTATTCAATTAGATTTTTATAAACTCCATAGAAATTTAATGAtattcaaattatattttttttatagagttttaaaaaatcatgtgttattgaaaaatttaatttatgGATCCTAGGATTATAATAGACTCCAGTCCAaccaataaaaatttaatttatgatatttattaatatttatctTTAGCCTCACAATTAATTTA from Zingiber officinale cultivar Zhangliang chromosome 5B, Zo_v1.1, whole genome shotgun sequence encodes the following:
- the LOC121987090 gene encoding protein STIG1-like is translated as MKVIVLLLALVAFALASAEAKQGLRGISHLAVEGDMCQGADLQSDVHNCGGCGQRCAFNKSCCGGACVDLLTDNEHCGKCGSMCPMKGTERAVCSFAMCNYAS